In Candidatus Marinimicrobia bacterium CG08_land_8_20_14_0_20_45_22, the genomic stretch CTTACTTTCCAACAGCACCTATAAAAAACTCTCGGGTACAAATGTACCACGCGATTTCGTCGAAATTCCTTCACAGATCATGGAAAGATGGGCAACCTATCCGGATGTTCTGAAATCCTATGCCAGACATTACCAGACCGGCGAAGTGATTCCAGACGAACTCATCGAAAAAATCCAGCAGTCTGAGCAATTCAATCAGGGTTTTATCACAGTCGAGTATCTCGCGGCTTCTTTTCTCGACATGAACTGGCATACAATTACCCAACCGGAAACGGATGCTCTTGCCTTTGAAGATCAGGCAATGACGAAGATCGGATTGATTCCGGAAATCATTCCTCGTTACAAGAGTTATTATTTTCGGCACATTTTCGCGGGCGGTTATTCAGCCGGTTACTACGCTTATATTTGGGCAGAGGTGTTGGACTCCGACGCTTTTCAGGCTTTTGTCGAAAAAGGCGTATTCGATCAAGCGACTGCTAAGTCTTTCCGCGATAATGTTCTCTCCCGAGGCGGTACCGAAGATCCGATGGTTCTGTACAAACGCTTCCGCGGCGCCGAACCGAAAATCGACGCTCTGCTGAAACGGAGAGGGCTGAACTGACGGATATGGTTTAATATGGAAGAGCATCTTTTAAGCAAAACTGTATTTTTTATGAATGCGTCGATGTCGATTTATTAGATGAAGCCGTTAAACTTGCAGTGAGCAGAGAAATCTTCCAAGATTTCTGACTTTGAAATAGAATCGAACAGAAAATAAAAATACAGG encodes the following:
- a CDS encoding peptidase M3, producing DGTHVGILYVDYFPRDSKRGGAWMNNFREQYRKNGKNITPIIVNVCNLPKPTQDKPSLLTLDEVQTLFHEFGHGLHGLLSNSTYKKLSGTNVPRDFVEIPSQIMERWATYPDVLKSYARHYQTGEVIPDELIEKIQQSEQFNQGFITVEYLAASFLDMNWHTITQPETDALAFEDQAMTKIGLIPEIIPRYKSYYFRHIFAGGYSAGYYAYIWAEVLDSDAFQAFVEKGVFDQATAKSFRDNVLSRGGTEDPMVLYKRFRGAEPKIDALLKRRGLN